A stretch of Aphanothece sacrum FPU1 DNA encodes these proteins:
- a CDS encoding polyprenol monophosphomannose synthase has protein sequence MPNPQDSTSYSLVCTILPTFNERDNIKPLIERLLASVPSPYLVLVIDDNSPDGTWEVVERLASSYADFPNQKGVALVRRINEKGLTSAIREGIYQAIHTYKADIVTWMDCDLSMPPEDVFKLVQAIIEQGADVAVGSRWVSGGTDIAHGLMARILSWIINNFAILLLGDKAHDYTSGFIAARAEVLESIPLRGDYGEYCIDFLCQAGRRGYRLIEVPYVCVPRTSGDSKTGINLWDYLSKGRKYVATIVRLWRNKKN, from the coding sequence ATGCCCAATCCTCAAGATTCAACATCCTACTCCCTAGTATGTACTATCTTGCCTACATTTAACGAGCGAGATAATATCAAACCCTTAATCGAACGCCTTTTAGCTAGTGTTCCGAGTCCCTATCTCGTCTTAGTTATTGATGATAACTCCCCCGATGGGACTTGGGAGGTGGTAGAACGTTTGGCATCTTCTTATGCTGACTTTCCTAATCAGAAAGGGGTAGCATTAGTACGGCGTATTAATGAAAAGGGTCTAACTTCGGCCATTCGAGAGGGCATTTATCAGGCGATTCACACTTATAAAGCGGATATTGTCACTTGGATGGATTGTGACTTATCCATGCCTCCAGAAGACGTTTTTAAGCTGGTTCAGGCAATCATTGAACAAGGGGCTGATGTGGCAGTAGGTTCTCGTTGGGTTTCGGGGGGAACCGATATTGCTCACGGTTTAATGGCTAGAATATTAAGTTGGATTATCAATAATTTTGCTATATTATTATTAGGGGATAAGGCACATGACTATACCAGTGGCTTCATTGCGGCACGAGCAGAAGTATTAGAAAGTATCCCCCTACGGGGAGACTATGGAGAATATTGTATCGACTTTTTATGTCAGGCCGGACGACGGGGATATAGATTAATAGAAGTCCCTTATGTTTGTGTTCCTCGTACCTCTGGAGATAGTAAAACAGGGATTAATTTGTGGGATTATCTGAGTAAGG
- a CDS encoding glutathione S-transferase family protein → MLKLYGGKRSRASIVQWYLEELEVPYEFVLLDMENGEHRQPEFLDINPMGKVPAILDDDFKLWESGAILLYLAEKYEQLPDYLAGRSIMTQWVLFGNSTLATGLFVEASREREAPKLLATLNQIFESHAYLLGNQFTVADVAVGSILAYIPIMLKLDLSSYPAVLAYIQRINERPAFQKTIGQPTA, encoded by the coding sequence ATGCTTAAACTATATGGGGGCAAACGCAGTCGGGCCTCTATCGTTCAATGGTACTTAGAAGAATTAGAGGTTCCTTACGAATTTGTCTTACTCGACATGGAAAATGGGGAACATCGTCAACCCGAATTTTTGGACATTAATCCCATGGGCAAAGTTCCTGCTATTCTCGATGATGACTTCAAATTATGGGAATCAGGAGCCATATTACTCTATTTAGCGGAAAAATATGAGCAACTACCCGATTATTTAGCAGGACGTAGTATTATGACTCAATGGGTACTCTTTGGGAATTCTACATTAGCTACAGGTTTATTTGTGGAAGCCAGCAGGGAACGAGAAGCACCCAAACTACTCGCTACCTTAAACCAAATTTTTGAGAGTCACGCCTATTTATTGGGTAATCAATTTACGGTTGCTGATGTGGCAGTGGGATCTATTTTAGCCTACATTCCGATTATGTTAAAGCTAGATTTAAGTAGCTATCCGGCTGTATTAGCCTACATTCAACGCATTAATGAACGTCCCGCCTTTCAAAAGACTATTGGTCAACCAACAGCATAA